The Verrucomicrobiia bacterium genome contains the following window.
TTCCTTTCCGCGGCATCGCGCGCCTCAATGCGGATGGTTCGCTCGACAGTTCCTTCAATCCGGGACCTGGTGTGGACAACACCGTTTATGCGTTGGCGGAACAACCCGATGGACGCGTGCTCGTTGGCGGCAATTTCACCACCATCAATCTGATACCCCGCAATAACATCGCCCGGATGAATTCCGACGGCTCGACGGATTTGACTTTCGATCCCGGTACCGGCGCAGATGACATCATTTATACAATCGCCTTGCAACCGGCGGACGGCAATGTCCTGGTCGGCGGCTTGTTTACTTCGATCAACAGCACGCGCCGTATTGGTGTCGCGCGCCTATTCAGTTTCGGCCCGGTGGACACCTCGTTCATGGACACGGCTTACAATCAATTCGCCGGATTGATCAATCCGCTCGCCAATCAGTTGGTGCAACCCAAAAATTTCCTGCGTTCCATCGCCGTTCAGCCGGACGGCAACGTGATGATTGCCGGCCGGTTCAATCAGGTGGGCGGTGGCGTCAATTACAATTATAACACCATCAATAGTGGAACTTCCTTCGTCAACGGCATCCCGACGCGCGACGCCGTTACACCGCGATTGAACGTCGCTCGACTGATTGGCGGAGCGACGCCTGGGCCCGGTAATATAGGTCTGGCCTTCGGCAGCTATAATGCCGATAAAGCGAATCAATCATTTTTCGTGAGTTTGATCCGAACCAACGGTTTCCTCGGAGCCGGAACGGTGACGTTCCAGCCGACGCCGTTGCACGCAGGCACGGGAAGCGCCGTACCCAATGTGGATTACCAGCAAACGGTTCAGAATCCTGTCTGGGGTCTGGACGGAGATTTAGATACGTGGAACGGTGGCTCCAGCGACGGTCTTTCCGGGCTGAACAATTTGCCGGTTGACGCCCTTAACCGCCGAACGGGCTTTGTCAATTCGCTGGTGAATTTCGTCACCATCCTGGACAATACGAATACCGTCGGCAACCTGGGCGTGAACCTGCAGCTTACTCAACCCGTCAGTTCTATAACTCTCGGTGGTGAACCTATCGCCAGTGGTGTCGCACTCGGTATCGGCTCTGCGCCGCTGACGATTGTGGACAATAGTGTGCCGGCCGGCACGATTGGATTCAGCATGTCGAGCTATTTTGTGAGTGAAGGGGCGACGAATGCCGTCATTTCGATCACTCGCACGAACGGCAGCACCGGCCCGGTTTCCGTGCAATATCAAACCGTTCCCGGCACCGGCCCGCTGGGCGCATTGCCCGGTGCGACGAATGATTATATCAACACTTCCGGAATCCTCACCTTCGAGTCCGGCGTGACCAACCTTACCTTCATGGTGCCGATCGTGGATAATTTCATCGTGCGGCCTGACCGCTCGCTGACCTTGATCCTGACGAATATCACCGGCGGCGGCATCATTGGTGTCGGCAGCGCTTCGCTGACGATCATCAATAACAATTTCAAAGCTGGAACGCTCAGCTTCCTGGCGAACAACGGCACGAACACGCCGAATTTCACCGCCAATGAAAATGCCGGAGTTGCGACCATCACGGTCACGCGGCAGGGTGGCAGTATCGGGACCGAAAAGATTTCTTTCGCCACGTCGGATGGCTCGGCCATGGCGGGACAGGATTATGATCCGACCAACGGCGTACTAACGTGGGCCAACGGCGACACGGTGGACAAGACCTTCAATATTGTCCTGCACAATCGCGGCTCAGTCACCAGCAACCTGACGGTCAATCTCGCGTTGTCGAACGCCTTGACCAACGGTTTCGCGGCGCCAGCCGCATTCGGTGAATTCACGAATGCCGTCCTGACCATCATCAACGATAACTTCTTCGGCAACCCGACGCTGAGCACTCCAACTTACACAGTGAACGACAACGCGGGCGCGGTGATCATCACCGTCAACCGTTTGGGCGGCAGTTCGCAATCCATCTCGGTTGATTATGCGACCAGCGACGGCACCGCCAAGGCGGGCACGGATTATCAATTCACCAGCGGCACACTCACGTTCCTCGATGGGCAATTCAGCCAGTCGTTCAGTGTGCCGATCATTCAGAGCGGTTCACCGAATTCGAATGACCTTCAATTCAACGTCTCGCTCAGCAATCCGCAGCCATCGTCCGGCCCTGGCGGCGGGGTGATGCTCGGCAATCCTTCCAACGGCACGGTGACGATCGTCAATAGCCAGATTCAGGATCAACCGCCCGGCACGCCGGACACTACTTACAATGCGGCCGCCGCTTTCAATGCGCCGATCTTTACGATGGCGTTGCAGACCAATGGCAGCCTGCTCGTTGGCGGTGACTTCACGGAGGCGAATGGCATCCTGCGCAATCGCATCGCGCGCCTGGATGCGAATGGTTTCCTCGATGTGAAATTCTCTTCCGGCAACGCGGGGGCGAACGCTTCGGTCCGCGCGCTGGCCATCCAGTCGGACGGCGCGATTGTCATCGGCGGTCTTTTCAATACGGTGAATGGTTTCACGGAAAATTATATCGCGCGCCTGAACTTCGACGGCTCGCTTGACTCGACTTTCAACACGGGCGTCGGCGCGGATAATCCGGTTTATTCCATCGCGGAAACCACCGGTAACACGCTCGTGGCCGGTTCGACCCGCAAGCTCGTCATCGGCGGCAGCTTCGCCTCGGTGGGCGGAGTGCCTTACCGTAGTGTTGCGCAGTTGAATCAGGACGGCTCGGTGGACACCACCTTCAACGCCGCTGGCGCGAACGGCACAGTTTACGCCGTGGCCGTTTATTCGACGAACGATGATATCAATGGCGGCAAGATCCTTATCGGTGGTGACTTCACTACGGTCAACGGAACCAATGTGAATCATATCGCGCGCTTGAATGCCGACGGCACGCTCGATGCCACCTTCAATGTCCCGGCGAGCGTTAATCAAAACTTTGGCCCGAATGATTCGGTCCGCTCCATCGCGATTCAGGTGGATGGAAAAGTATTGATCGGCGGCTTGTTCACGTCTGTGGCGGGCATTCCGCTCAACTACGTCGCGCGGCTCGATCCGCTGGGCCAGGTGGACCCGACCTTCAATGTTGGTCTCGGCGCGAATGACGCGGTGTCGGCCATCGTCATCCAGCAAGATCTGAAAATCCTTTTGGGCGGCATCTTCACTCAGGCGAGCGGCGTCACCCGCAATCGTCTTACCCGTTTGAATTCGGACGGCACGGTGGATTCCAGCATCAACTTCGGCCAGGGCGCGAATGACTTCATTGATGCGATCGCGGTCCAGGCGGACTCGAAGATTATTGTTGGCGGTGGTTTCACGCAGTTCGACGGCGAGAGCAAGCCCCGCATCGCGCGCATCTACGGTGGCAGCGAAACGGGCACTGGCAGCATTCAATTCGTCTCGGCGAATTTCCAGGTCAACGAAAGCGCGACTAATATTGTCATCGGCATCCAGCGCATCGGCGGGACAAGTAATACCATCTCCGTCCTGGCGGGAGTCAGTAATGGAACCGCAATCGCGGGAGTGGATTACACCGCCGTGACGAATCTGATCACCTTCGGCGAAGGTGAAACCTTCGAGACGCTGACCGTGCCCATCCTGATTAACCCGGCGAATATGGGCCAGCTCGTCGCGAATCTGAGCCTGATCAATCCAGCCGACGGGAGCCTCATTGTCGGCAATCAATCCCAGGCGTTGCTCACTATTATCGGCGCGAACAGCACCGTGAGTTTCTCGACGGCGAATTACGCAGTGAACAAAATCGGCAGCGGCGGCACTGCAACGATCACGGTCGTGCGCAACAACAGCACGATTGGAACTGCGTCGGTTGATTTCACGACGACGGATACCGGCACCGCGACTCCATTCGTGGATTATACTCCGGTGACGAATACACTCGTCTTCGCAAACGGCCAGACGAACGCGACCGTCGTCATACCGGTTTCGACCAATGGCGTGGGCGAGGGCAACCTCACCGTGGGGATGACTTTGCTCAATCCGACGAACACCGCCTTGAGCCCGTCGCTGCCGACCACGGCGACCTTGACCATCGTTGACAGCAGCCAGGCACCGGGCAACCTCGAGTTCTCCGCGCCGAGTTACTCCATCTCGCAGTTGGCCAGCAATGCGATCATTACCGTGGTGCGCACCAACGGCAGTCTTGGAACTGTCTCGGTGAATTTCTCGGCGAGCGGCGGCAGCGCAACGCCGAACGTGGATTATCTCCCGACCAACGGCACCTTGAGCTTCATTGACGGACAACTGACCAAATCGTTCAGCGTGCCCATCTTTGACAATACGAACCTGACTTCGGACGTCACGCTCAACCTGACGCTGACGCCCACAGGCAGTGGAAATATTGTCGGCCCCACAACCGTTCCGCTGACGATCGTGAATCAAAATCTCGATGTGAGCTTTGCCCAGGGCGGCTACTTTGTGGATGAAAACAACGGCAGCATCATCATCGGCGTGACCCGCAGCGGCAATACCAATGTGACTGCGGTGGTGAACTATGCCACTGCCGATGGGACGGCCAGCAACAATGTGGCTTATCTCGCAACCAGCGGCCAGTTGACTTTCCTGCCCGGCCAGACTTTCGAGACGTTTGTGGTTCCGATTCTCCCGGATCCATCCATTACGGGTAACCGAATCTTCTTCATTAATTTGACGAAAGATGCTAGCTCGCCAGCCGTGCAACTGATTAATCCAGTCACCACGACGGTCACGGTGTTGGACGATAATTCCGGCTTTGAACTCGGCGCTCCGGCGTTTGCCATTCTCAAGGGCGCGACCAACATCATCATCCCGGTTCTGCGCAAGGGCAACACTGCCGGTTCGGCCACGGTCGGCTTCTCGGCCGGTGGCGGCACGGCGACGCCAAGCGTGGAATACGTGGCGACCAATGGCGTGCTGACTTTCGTCAGCGGCCAGACCTCGAACTTCTTCATCGTCCAGATCCTGAATGACAACCAGATTGACGGTGATCGAACGGTTGAACTCGCCTTGGCGA
Protein-coding sequences here:
- a CDS encoding Calx-beta domain-containing protein, with protein sequence MCKLEFNRLGKLSSLTTRLKLGVVMLFGLAAITSWAAPTNDNFANAIVIRQLTGTTTGSTVGATSEPLEPVDAGVGGGKTIWYKWTAPVTGTELFNTEGSSFDTVMAVYTGTNVANLTLVAQNDDVAFPSDITSQTSFPTIAGTVYYISVDGNEGDSGSVILNWLATGSHSGGSVGFASGEAMSDSGAPLYIAVESDGYEFLNEASEARLPLAVRVDRTGGSAGRILVDYTIVASNYYDIYITNLYGTNILTTNSDGTFTNIFTTNIVVMSAIQTLADTRLTYNHYTSGNTVTFTNINGQSLPPTVVSLGTNFALPFPCMNSNLPPGLATNGTVVSTITTNIFCLPGMPFTNIVPSAFAGLDFLPSSGTVALNDFQSAIDVPYTVGDDLPNPLDITQLRNPFFLVTLSNARLDPQEGNSGNISPPSIGISNAFVQLLNTEVGGPVGKNVDGLPSPQGTPAEPAVSIANFINSRFWVKENPNTNTTQIVHLTVMRTGTNFSAGFTVDFTADVNPGNQEANAYDSFPLSPGSDYATPFNPDPNSKDMIAHYSLTNGTLSWGAGDGQNKEIVLTINYDPAVQFNEDFVVQLRNPNGGAVGLNDTAVVTILFNDQPAGGIDRDHNPNNAPITNPPFNASPGAGGSNDTVYAVAVQPDGKSVFGGDFRAYNGTPRNRVARMNADGSLDTTFMASPNNGADNTVNCLALQPDGNIIIGGVFGSFNSISRPHVARLSGADGSLDASFNSGLGPNGTVSAVALQADGRVVIGGIFTSVNSTNRINLARLNPDGSLDTTFDPGIGPNGVINAVAVQLDGKIVIGGAFTTIDNIPFRGIARLNADGSLDSSFNPGPGVDNTVYALAEQPDGRVLVGGNFTTINLIPRNNIARMNSDGSTDLTFDPGTGADDIIYTIALQPADGNVLVGGLFTSINSTRRIGVARLFSFGPVDTSFMDTAYNQFAGLINPLANQLVQPKNFLRSIAVQPDGNVMIAGRFNQVGGGVNYNYNTINSGTSFVNGIPTRDAVTPRLNVARLIGGATPGPGNIGLAFGSYNADKANQSFFVSLIRTNGFLGAGTVTFQPTPLHAGTGSAVPNVDYQQTVQNPVWGLDGDLDTWNGGSSDGLSGLNNLPVDALNRRTGFVNSLVNFVTILDNTNTVGNLGVNLQLTQPVSSITLGGEPIASGVALGIGSAPLTIVDNSVPAGTIGFSMSSYFVSEGATNAVISITRTNGSTGPVSVQYQTVPGTGPLGALPGATNDYINTSGILTFESGVTNLTFMVPIVDNFIVRPDRSLTLILTNITGGGIIGVGSASLTIINNNFKAGTLSFLANNGTNTPNFTANENAGVATITVTRQGGSIGTEKISFATSDGSAMAGQDYDPTNGVLTWANGDTVDKTFNIVLHNRGSVTSNLTVNLALSNALTNGFAAPAAFGEFTNAVLTIINDNFFGNPTLSTPTYTVNDNAGAVIITVNRLGGSSQSISVDYATSDGTAKAGTDYQFTSGTLTFLDGQFSQSFSVPIIQSGSPNSNDLQFNVSLSNPQPSSGPGGGVMLGNPSNGTVTIVNSQIQDQPPGTPDTTYNAAAAFNAPIFTMALQTNGSLLVGGDFTEANGILRNRIARLDANGFLDVKFSSGNAGANASVRALAIQSDGAIVIGGLFNTVNGFTENYIARLNFDGSLDSTFNTGVGADNPVYSIAETTGNTLVAGSTRKLVIGGSFASVGGVPYRSVAQLNQDGSVDTTFNAAGANGTVYAVAVYSTNDDINGGKILIGGDFTTVNGTNVNHIARLNADGTLDATFNVPASVNQNFGPNDSVRSIAIQVDGKVLIGGLFTSVAGIPLNYVARLDPLGQVDPTFNVGLGANDAVSAIVIQQDLKILLGGIFTQASGVTRNRLTRLNSDGTVDSSINFGQGANDFIDAIAVQADSKIIVGGGFTQFDGESKPRIARIYGGSETGTGSIQFVSANFQVNESATNIVIGIQRIGGTSNTISVLAGVSNGTAIAGVDYTAVTNLITFGEGETFETLTVPILINPANMGQLVANLSLINPADGSLIVGNQSQALLTIIGANSTVSFSTANYAVNKIGSGGTATITVVRNNSTIGTASVDFTTTDTGTATPFVDYTPVTNTLVFANGQTNATVVIPVSTNGVGEGNLTVGMTLLNPTNTALSPSLPTTATLTIVDSSQAPGNLEFSAPSYSISQLASNAIITVVRTNGSLGTVSVNFSASGGSATPNVDYLPTNGTLSFIDGQLTKSFSVPIFDNTNLTSDVTLNLTLTPTGSGNIVGPTTVPLTIVNQNLDVSFAQGGYFVDENNGSIIIGVTRSGNTNVTAVVNYATADGTASNNVAYLATSGQLTFLPGQTFETFVVPILPDPSITGNRIFFINLTKDASSPAVQLINPVTTTVTVLDDNSGFELGAPAFAILKGATNIIIPVLRKGNTAGSATVGFSAGGGTATPSVEYVATNGVLTFVSGQTSNFFIVQILNDNQIDGDRTVELALANPSTGTQLLPPSSATLTIFDNESGVSFSSANYVVNENGVDATITVVRTGVTNTAVTVNYATADGSAIAGAQYRSASGTLSFAPGETGKTFLVPIIDNNVTGGSKTVNLLLSNPSADTTLSSPVAATLTIFNNDGSLIVAAGAALLTPTNGIITPNTSVTALFSLLNIAGSNTAVSATLLATNGVTNIIVGTNDYGTLAVGGPSVFRPFTFSVNGTNGNSFNAVLKLSFANTNTLVSYTFTLGTSTNSYTNNTLIAINDLTNATPYPSKIIITNLNGVINKVTATVYKMGHAYSSDISMLLVGPAGTNTLLMEDAGGPFTFTNVTLTFDSASTNHLTSTNAPTTGTYQPADLQTGSVFPAGTMGISPPAGPYGTNLNDFTNTNPNGTWSLFVDDTKFLDTGSINQGWSLALTTLNVVAPNVDLSIGITGTPNTVVVSNTLLYTISITNAGPSSATGVVVTNILPPGVINARVLSPLGSSSINSAGNIVTSIGTLATNETATIQISLTPTAADEGMITDVVFVSSHEVEDNLPNNTAALSTTVESPNADIGVTAQANPNIVPVGNNVTYTITVTNSGPALAPGVTVTNNLPAGGMLVSDTATGRSVTNSDGFLISSVGDLVVGGTATFTVTVQQTLSGTNTSTFTAGSAAVPDPLKSNNSMTVKVVVESGLTLGVTRSGSSLNFSWPATGNYVLQTTSSLVPPAMWINVTGSSPSLVGGVNTQTVTIGSGNAYFRLSAQ